A single Pseudomonas putida DNA region contains:
- the fliM gene encoding flagellar motor switch protein FliM: MAVQDLLSQDEIDALLHGVDDGLVQTESVAEPGSIKSYDLTSQDRIVRGRMPTLEMINERFARYTRISMFNLLRRSADVAVGGVQVMKFGEYVHSLYVPTSLNLVKIKPLRGTALFILDAKLVFKLVDNFFGGDGRHAKIEGREFTPTELRVVRMVLDQCFVDLKEAWQAIMPVNFEYMNSEVNPAMANIVGPSEAVVVSTFHIELDGGGGDLHVTMPYSMIEPVREMLDAGFQSDLDDQDERWVKALREDVLDVSVPLTATVARRQLKLRDILHMQAGDVIPVELPEHLVLRANGVPSFKARLGSHKGNLALQIIDPIERR, encoded by the coding sequence ATGGCCGTACAGGACCTGCTGTCCCAGGATGAGATCGATGCCCTGTTGCATGGCGTCGATGATGGGCTGGTACAGACCGAGAGCGTTGCCGAGCCAGGCAGCATCAAAAGCTACGACCTGACCAGCCAGGATCGGATCGTGCGTGGTCGCATGCCGACCCTGGAAATGATCAACGAGCGTTTCGCCCGCTACACCCGCATCAGTATGTTCAACCTCCTGCGGCGTTCGGCCGACGTGGCGGTGGGCGGCGTGCAGGTGATGAAGTTCGGCGAGTACGTGCATTCGCTGTACGTGCCGACCAGCCTCAACCTGGTCAAGATCAAGCCGCTGCGCGGCACCGCGCTGTTCATTCTCGACGCCAAGCTGGTGTTCAAGCTGGTGGACAACTTCTTCGGTGGCGACGGCCGTCACGCGAAGATCGAGGGCCGTGAATTCACCCCGACCGAGCTGCGCGTGGTGCGCATGGTGCTGGACCAGTGCTTCGTCGACCTCAAGGAAGCCTGGCAGGCGATCATGCCGGTCAACTTCGAGTACATGAACTCCGAGGTCAATCCGGCCATGGCCAACATCGTCGGCCCGAGCGAGGCAGTGGTGGTGTCGACCTTCCATATCGAACTGGACGGCGGTGGCGGCGACCTGCATGTGACCATGCCGTATTCGATGATCGAGCCGGTGCGGGAAATGCTCGATGCCGGCTTCCAGTCCGACCTCGACGACCAGGACGAGCGCTGGGTCAAGGCCCTGCGCGAGGACGTGCTGGACGTTTCGGTGCCGCTGACCGCCACGGTTGCCCGCCGCCAGCTGAAACTGCGCGACATCCTGCACATGCAGGCTGGCGACGTGATCCCGGTGGAGCTGCCTGAGCACCTGGTACTGCGCGCCAATGGCGTGCCGTCGTTCAAGGCGCGCCTGGGCTCGCACAAGGGCAACCTGGCCCTGCAGATCATTGACCCGATCGAACGCCGCTGA
- the flhB gene encoding flagellar biosynthesis protein FlhB produces MAESESGQDKTEDPTDKRKRDAREKGEIARSKELNTVASTLAGAGALLAFGGNLAETLMTLMRMNFSLTREVLTDERSMGMFLLASGKMAIWAVQPILMLLFVIAFVSPIALGGFIFSGSLLQPKFSRMNPLSGIKRMFSLNSLTELLKAMAKFMVILVVALVVLSNDRQALLAIANEPLEQAIIHSVQVVGWSALWMAAGLLLIAAADVPFQLWQTHKKLKMTKQEIKDEYKDSEGKPEVKQRIRQLQREVSQRRMMAAVPEADVIITNPTHYAVALQYDPEKGGVAPLLVAKGTDFIALKIREIGVEHKVQILESPALARAIYYSTEVEGEIPAGLYLAVAQVLAYVFQIRQYRSGKGKRPEPLKEDLPIPPDLRRDS; encoded by the coding sequence ATGGCAGAGAGCGAGAGCGGCCAGGACAAGACAGAGGACCCGACCGACAAACGCAAGCGCGACGCGCGCGAAAAAGGTGAGATCGCCCGGTCCAAGGAACTCAATACCGTTGCCTCGACCCTTGCCGGCGCCGGTGCGCTGCTGGCATTCGGCGGCAACCTGGCGGAAACGTTGATGACGCTGATGCGTATGAACTTTTCCCTGACCCGTGAGGTGCTGACCGACGAGCGCTCGATGGGCATGTTCCTGCTGGCGTCGGGCAAGATGGCGATCTGGGCGGTGCAGCCGATTCTCATGCTGCTGTTCGTCATCGCTTTCGTTTCACCCATCGCCCTCGGCGGGTTCATTTTCTCGGGTAGCCTGTTGCAGCCCAAGTTCAGCCGGATGAACCCATTGTCGGGTATCAAGCGGATGTTTTCGCTGAACTCGCTCACAGAGTTGCTCAAGGCCATGGCCAAGTTCATGGTCATCCTGGTCGTGGCGCTGGTGGTGTTGAGCAATGACCGCCAGGCGCTGCTGGCCATTGCCAACGAGCCGCTGGAGCAGGCGATCATCCACAGTGTTCAGGTGGTTGGCTGGAGTGCCTTGTGGATGGCTGCCGGCCTGCTGCTGATCGCGGCGGCGGACGTGCCGTTCCAGCTGTGGCAGACCCACAAGAAGCTGAAGATGACCAAGCAGGAGATCAAGGACGAGTACAAGGACAGCGAAGGCAAGCCCGAGGTCAAGCAGCGCATCCGTCAGCTGCAGCGCGAGGTGTCGCAGCGGCGCATGATGGCCGCCGTGCCCGAGGCCGATGTGATCATCACCAACCCGACGCACTATGCCGTGGCCCTGCAGTACGACCCGGAGAAGGGTGGGGTAGCGCCGTTGCTGGTGGCCAAGGGCACCGACTTCATTGCCTTGAAGATTCGCGAGATCGGCGTCGAGCACAAGGTGCAGATCCTCGAATCGCCAGCCCTTGCGCGGGCGATCTACTACTCCACCGAGGTCGAAGGGGAAATTCCGGCAGGGCTTTACCTGGCGGTAGCGCAGGTGCTGGCCTATGTGTTCCAGATCCGCCAGTACCGCTCAGGCAAGGGCAAGCGGCCTGAGCCGCTCAAGGAAGACCTGCCGATTCCGCCGGACCTGCGCCGCGACAGTTGA
- a CDS encoding Hpt domain-containing protein: MTDMHIDHKVLSDLQEVMEDGYLQLLETFLEDSERRLSQLHEAKSADELGMAAHSFKGSSSNMGAVGLARLCQQLEERVKVRPLYGIEDLINRIDEEYQEVQCFYRGERERVSAS, translated from the coding sequence GTGACTGACATGCATATTGACCACAAGGTACTCAGCGATTTGCAGGAGGTCATGGAAGATGGCTACCTGCAGCTGCTGGAAACCTTTCTGGAAGACTCCGAGCGGCGTTTGAGCCAGCTGCATGAGGCCAAGAGCGCCGATGAGCTGGGCATGGCTGCGCACAGCTTCAAGGGCAGCAGCAGCAACATGGGTGCTGTTGGCCTGGCGCGGTTGTGCCAGCAACTGGAAGAGCGGGTGAAGGTGCGACCGCTGTATGGCATCGAAGACCTGATCAACCGGATCGACGAGGAATACCAGGAAGTGCAGTGCTTCTATCGCGGCGAGCGTGAGCGCGTTTCAGCGAGCTGA
- the fliL gene encoding flagellar basal body-associated protein FliL, translating to MAKSDAVKDPAAKGKLKLILLLVLALLLAVGLSVGATWFIMHKSESAPAPEAAATNVKAAAIYVPLAPAFVVNFNQNGRQRYMQLSITMQGRNQADLDALSVHMPVIRNNLVMMFSGQGFDTLAASSVGQEMLRQKATAVVQEVAQKEVGKPVVDQLLFTNFVLQ from the coding sequence ATGGCGAAGAGCGACGCAGTGAAAGACCCCGCCGCAAAAGGCAAACTCAAGCTGATCCTGCTGCTGGTGCTGGCGCTGCTGCTGGCGGTCGGCCTGTCGGTGGGCGCCACCTGGTTCATCATGCACAAGAGTGAATCGGCACCCGCCCCTGAAGCGGCCGCTACCAACGTCAAGGCTGCCGCGATCTACGTGCCGCTGGCTCCCGCCTTCGTGGTCAATTTCAACCAGAACGGCCGCCAGCGCTACATGCAGCTGAGCATCACCATGCAGGGCCGTAATCAGGCCGACCTGGACGCACTCTCGGTGCACATGCCGGTGATCCGCAACAACCTGGTGATGATGTTCTCCGGCCAGGGCTTCGATACCCTTGCGGCCAGTTCGGTGGGCCAGGAGATGCTGCGTCAGAAAGCCACCGCAGTGGTTCAGGAAGTGGCGCAGAAAGAAGTCGGCAAGCCGGTGGTCGACCAGCTGCTGTTCACCAATTTCGTATTGCAGTAG
- the fliQ gene encoding flagellar biosynthesis protein FliQ, with the protein MTPEVAVDLFRDALWLTTLMVAVLVVPSLLVGLIVAMFQAATQINEQTLSFLPRLLVMLVTLIVAGPWLVQKFMEYITGLYTSIPQLIG; encoded by the coding sequence ATGACACCTGAAGTAGCTGTCGACCTGTTCCGTGACGCGCTGTGGCTGACCACCCTGATGGTTGCCGTGCTGGTGGTGCCGAGCCTGCTGGTCGGCCTGATCGTGGCCATGTTCCAGGCTGCCACGCAGATCAACGAACAGACCTTGAGCTTTCTCCCGCGCCTGCTGGTGATGCTGGTCACGCTGATCGTCGCCGGGCCCTGGTTGGTGCAGAAGTTCATGGAGTACATCACCGGCCTGTACACCAGCATCCCGCAGCTGATCGGTTGA
- the fliO gene encoding flagellar biosynthetic protein FliO: MRAVMALAALLASEMAIAAATPAASPVAAPAAAPGSLGGQLAQMVFGLLLVVGLIFFLAWALRRMQGAAPKGGQVIEIVGSRAIGPRDRLLLVQVGKEQILIGHTPGSIEALHVLAEPVEVPASARQATPEFAQRLMELMGKDQKDKK; the protein is encoded by the coding sequence ATGCGGGCCGTGATGGCCCTGGCCGCGCTGCTGGCCAGTGAAATGGCCATCGCCGCCGCCACGCCTGCTGCCAGCCCGGTTGCAGCGCCGGCCGCTGCGCCCGGCAGCCTGGGGGGGCAGCTGGCGCAGATGGTGTTCGGCCTGCTGCTGGTGGTGGGGCTGATCTTCTTCCTGGCCTGGGCGTTGCGCCGCATGCAGGGCGCTGCGCCCAAGGGCGGGCAGGTGATCGAGATCGTCGGCAGCCGTGCCATCGGCCCGCGTGACCGGCTGTTGTTGGTGCAGGTTGGCAAGGAGCAGATCCTTATCGGCCACACTCCGGGCAGCATCGAGGCTTTGCATGTGCTGGCCGAACCTGTCGAAGTACCCGCCAGCGCGCGCCAGGCGACGCCGGAGTTTGCCCAGCGGCTGATGGAGCTGATGGGCAAGGATCAGAAGGACAAGAAGTGA
- the fliN gene encoding flagellar motor switch protein FliN: MANENEITSAEDQALADEWAAALEETGDAGQSDIDALLAGDGGKPGAGRLPMEEFASSPRPNENVSLEGPNLDVILDIPVNISMEVGSTEINIRNLLQLNQGSVIELDRLAGEPLDVLVNGTLIAHGEVVVVNEKFGIRLTDVISPSERIKKLR, from the coding sequence ATGGCTAACGAAAACGAGATCACTTCCGCGGAAGACCAGGCCCTGGCCGATGAGTGGGCCGCGGCCCTGGAAGAAACCGGTGATGCCGGCCAGTCCGACATCGACGCACTGCTCGCCGGTGACGGCGGCAAACCCGGTGCCGGTCGCCTGCCGATGGAAGAGTTCGCCAGCTCCCCGCGGCCGAACGAGAACGTCAGCCTCGAAGGCCCGAACCTGGATGTGATCCTGGACATTCCGGTGAACATTTCCATGGAAGTGGGCAGCACCGAAATCAACATTCGCAACCTGCTGCAGCTCAACCAGGGCTCGGTGATCGAACTCGACCGCCTGGCCGGCGAGCCGCTCGATGTGCTGGTCAACGGCACGCTGATCGCCCATGGCGAAGTGGTTGTGGTCAACGAGAAGTTCGGCATCCGCCTGACCGACGTGATCAGCCCAAGCGAACGCATCAAGAAGCTGCGCTGA
- a CDS encoding flagellar hook-length control protein FliK, which yields MPVAPNPLMQANTLSKVSNAGSSRADKPLQAAGGLGGGFDKVMAGQGRDKAPASNDKVAQPGPKDKPDVAQGGKKQDADKPAVADDGNKLPADDAAPDTADAAVPSDSGSLDASLVAGQVTDAQPGAQLLQAQAEAVAPVLQAAMQQPAVAEVAAPLPAAPEADAEAFDPDADPLANLPTLRLALEQTAQAKGTTSAHAADASKAQPDDGQAAVNPLATLIDKVEGQAGKSETGDKAFGALLEDGLKDTKSASSDTRVDDFANRLASLTQAVTAKTANALPVSANPLHQPLQMNQGAWAEGLVNRVMYLSSQNLKSADIQLEPAELGRLDIRVNVATDQSTQITFVSGHAGVRDALDSQVYRLRELFAQQGLAQPDVNVADQSRQQQQQAQQDGSQLSGVAARRAQGGGGEQGELADVSRPVEQQVVIGDSAVDYYA from the coding sequence ATGCCTGTCGCACCCAACCCTTTGATGCAAGCCAACACCTTGAGCAAGGTGTCGAACGCAGGTTCCTCGCGGGCGGACAAGCCGCTGCAGGCGGCGGGCGGGTTGGGCGGCGGCTTCGACAAGGTCATGGCCGGGCAGGGGCGTGACAAGGCGCCTGCAAGCAACGACAAGGTTGCTCAGCCCGGCCCGAAAGACAAACCCGACGTTGCCCAGGGCGGCAAGAAGCAGGACGCCGATAAACCGGCGGTTGCCGATGACGGCAACAAATTGCCAGCAGACGATGCGGCGCCGGATACTGCCGATGCTGCAGTGCCCAGTGATTCGGGGTCGCTCGATGCCAGCCTGGTTGCGGGCCAGGTGACGGATGCACAGCCCGGCGCGCAGTTGCTGCAGGCCCAGGCCGAAGCGGTGGCGCCGGTGTTGCAGGCCGCTATGCAGCAGCCAGCAGTGGCCGAGGTTGCCGCGCCCTTGCCGGCAGCGCCCGAGGCCGATGCCGAGGCCTTCGACCCGGATGCCGATCCTTTGGCCAACCTGCCGACCTTGCGCCTGGCCTTGGAGCAGACTGCCCAGGCCAAAGGTACGACCTCGGCGCATGCTGCCGACGCATCCAAGGCGCAGCCCGATGATGGTCAGGCGGCCGTCAATCCGTTGGCGACCCTGATCGACAAGGTCGAGGGCCAGGCAGGCAAATCCGAGACTGGCGACAAGGCCTTCGGCGCCTTGCTCGAAGACGGGCTCAAGGACACCAAGAGCGCCAGCAGCGATACCCGTGTCGATGACTTTGCCAACCGCCTGGCCAGCCTGACCCAGGCGGTTACCGCGAAGACCGCCAATGCCCTGCCGGTAAGCGCCAACCCTTTGCATCAGCCCTTGCAGATGAACCAGGGGGCGTGGGCCGAAGGCCTGGTCAACCGGGTCATGTACCTGTCCAGCCAGAACCTCAAGTCGGCGGATATCCAGCTGGAGCCGGCCGAGCTGGGGCGCCTCGATATTCGCGTCAATGTCGCGACTGACCAATCCACCCAGATCACTTTCGTCAGCGGCCATGCGGGCGTACGAGATGCACTGGACAGCCAGGTGTATCGCCTGCGCGAGCTGTTTGCTCAGCAGGGGTTGGCGCAGCCGGACGTCAATGTCGCCGACCAGTCGCGCCAGCAACAGCAGCAGGCGCAGCAGGATGGCTCGCAGTTGTCCGGGGTGGCTGCCCGGCGAGCGCAGGGTGGCGGGGGTGAGCAGGGTGAGCTGGCTGATGTTTCCCGGCCAGTGGAGCAGCAGGTGGTGATTGGCGACAGTGCGGTCGATTATTACGCTTGA
- a CDS encoding STAS domain-containing protein has translation MAVETDFSQDGKKLTIKVKGRFDFGKHQEFRDAYERHAKKPDSVVVDLKDATYLDSSALGMLLLLRDHAGGDDSDVRVVHASSDVRKILAISNFEKLFDIS, from the coding sequence ATGGCAGTCGAGACTGATTTTTCGCAGGACGGGAAAAAACTCACGATCAAGGTCAAGGGGCGCTTCGATTTCGGCAAGCATCAGGAATTTCGTGATGCCTATGAGCGCCACGCGAAAAAGCCCGATTCGGTGGTTGTCGACCTGAAGGACGCCACCTACCTGGACAGCTCCGCGCTGGGCATGCTGCTGTTGCTGCGTGACCATGCCGGTGGTGACGACTCGGACGTGCGCGTGGTACATGCCAGTTCCGACGTGCGCAAGATCCTGGCCATTTCCAATTTCGAAAAACTGTTCGATATCAGTTGA
- a CDS encoding fused response regulator/phosphatase, producing the protein MSAEQALTVLVAEDGAVDRLLLAQIVRRQGHQVFTAENGEQAVALFAEKRPQLVLLDALMPVMDGFEAARQIKALAGEALVPIIFLTSLSEEDALVRCLEAGGDDFMAKPYSAVILGAKIRAMDRLRRLQATVLEQRDQITRHHHHLLNEQRVAKAVFDKVAHSGCITAPNIRYLQSPYALFNGDLLLAAFTPAGDMRVLLGDFTGHGLPAAVGAMPLAEVFYGMTAKGYGLPQMLREMNAKLKRILPVDMFCCALLLNMSVQRGAVEVWNGGMPDGYRLSADGQVLGCLGSRHLPLGILAPERFDDSTEVLPLAAGERLLLLSDGVVDTADEQERLFGVERLREVLAANREPARLFDEVMQALEHFGGRPRDDISLCDIRMFSGDDRVPAPTLYSDSGRSSPLDWSLGFELRGESLKRFNPVPYLVQLLQEIHGLRPRTGALHSVLSELYSNALEHGVLGLDSQLKRDVQGFADYYQERARRLVALAEGFVRIDLKVEPSGAGGRLTIEVRDSGAGFDVRSVLSRPSLEQDLSGRGLNLVQRLGSRAEWREGGRCAHVQFDW; encoded by the coding sequence ATGTCGGCCGAGCAGGCGTTGACCGTACTGGTGGCTGAGGACGGGGCGGTCGACCGCCTGCTGCTGGCGCAGATCGTCCGTCGCCAGGGTCACCAGGTATTCACGGCGGAAAATGGCGAACAGGCCGTCGCGTTGTTTGCCGAGAAGCGCCCGCAGCTGGTCTTGCTCGACGCCTTGATGCCGGTGATGGATGGTTTCGAGGCCGCGCGCCAGATCAAGGCGCTGGCCGGCGAGGCGCTGGTGCCGATCATCTTCCTGACCTCGCTGAGCGAGGAGGATGCCCTGGTGCGTTGCCTGGAGGCCGGGGGTGACGACTTCATGGCCAAGCCCTACAGTGCGGTGATCCTCGGTGCCAAGATCCGCGCCATGGACCGCTTGCGTCGCTTGCAGGCGACCGTGCTCGAGCAGCGTGACCAGATCACCCGCCACCATCACCACCTGCTCAACGAGCAGCGGGTGGCCAAGGCGGTGTTCGACAAGGTCGCCCACTCCGGTTGCATCACTGCACCGAACATCCGCTACCTGCAGTCGCCCTATGCCCTGTTCAATGGCGACCTGCTGCTGGCAGCGTTCACCCCGGCGGGGGACATGCGCGTGCTGCTCGGCGATTTCACCGGCCATGGTTTGCCTGCCGCAGTTGGTGCGATGCCGCTGGCGGAAGTGTTCTACGGCATGACTGCCAAAGGCTACGGCCTGCCACAGATGCTGCGTGAGATGAATGCCAAGCTCAAGCGCATCCTGCCGGTGGACATGTTCTGCTGCGCGCTGCTGCTCAACATGAGCGTGCAGCGCGGTGCCGTGGAAGTGTGGAATGGCGGCATGCCTGATGGCTACCGGCTTTCGGCTGACGGGCAAGTGCTGGGTTGCCTGGGTTCGCGGCATCTGCCGCTGGGCATCCTGGCGCCGGAGCGTTTCGACGACAGCACCGAAGTGCTGCCGCTGGCGGCGGGGGAGCGGCTGTTGTTGCTGTCCGATGGCGTGGTCGATACCGCAGACGAGCAGGAGCGCCTGTTCGGTGTCGAGCGCCTGCGCGAGGTGCTGGCTGCCAATCGCGAGCCGGCGCGGCTGTTCGATGAGGTCATGCAGGCCCTGGAGCATTTCGGCGGGCGCCCCCGGGACGACATCAGCCTGTGCGACATTCGCATGTTCAGCGGCGATGACCGGGTGCCTGCCCCGACCCTGTATTCCGATAGCGGGCGCTCCAGTCCGCTGGACTGGTCGCTGGGGTTCGAGTTGCGTGGCGAAAGCCTCAAGCGTTTCAACCCGGTGCCCTACCTGGTGCAGTTGTTGCAGGAAATCCATGGCTTGCGGCCGCGCACCGGCGCCTTGCACAGTGTGCTCAGCGAGTTGTATTCCAATGCCCTGGAGCATGGTGTGCTGGGCCTGGATTCGCAGCTCAAGCGTGATGTGCAGGGTTTTGCCGACTACTATCAGGAGCGGGCCCGGCGCCTGGTGGCGTTGGCCGAAGGCTTCGTGCGCATCGACCTGAAGGTGGAACCGTCAGGGGCGGGCGGGCGTCTTACCATCGAGGTCCGCGACAGTGGTGCGGGGTTCGATGTACGCAGCGTGTTGTCGCGCCCGTCCCTTGAGCAGGATTTGAGCGGGCGCGGGCTGAACCTGGTGCAGCGGCTTGGCAGCCGCGCCGAATGGCGCGAAGGTGGCCGTTGCGCCCACGTTCAGTTCGATTGGTGA
- the fliJ gene encoding flagellar export protein FliJ, giving the protein MSLPGRAARLAPVVNMAEEAERKAAQRVGHFQQQMVQAQAKLAELESFREGYQAQWINRGGQGVNGSWLLNYQRFLAQLETAMTQQRQSLAWHENNLKNARGTWQQAYARVEGLRKLVQRYLEEARRAEDKREQRLLDELSQRLPRQGHL; this is encoded by the coding sequence GTGAGCCTGCCCGGTCGCGCTGCCCGCCTGGCCCCTGTGGTCAACATGGCCGAAGAGGCTGAGCGCAAGGCCGCCCAGCGCGTGGGGCACTTTCAGCAGCAGATGGTTCAGGCCCAGGCCAAGCTGGCTGAGCTGGAGTCGTTCCGCGAAGGTTATCAGGCCCAGTGGATCAACCGTGGCGGGCAGGGCGTGAATGGCAGCTGGCTGCTCAACTACCAGCGCTTCCTGGCCCAGCTGGAAACGGCCATGACCCAGCAACGGCAGAGCCTGGCCTGGCATGAGAACAACCTGAAGAATGCCCGCGGCACCTGGCAGCAGGCCTATGCCCGGGTGGAGGGGCTGCGCAAGCTGGTGCAGCGCTATCTGGAGGAGGCGCGACGGGCGGAAGACAAGCGCGAGCAGCGTTTGCTGGACGAACTGTCGCAGCGCTTGCCCAGGCAAGGTCATCTGTAA
- the fliR gene encoding flagellar biosynthetic protein FliR gives MLELTDAQIGTWVATFILPLFRVTAVLMTMPIFGTRMLPARIRLYVAVAITVVIVPALPPLPEFDPLSLRGLLLCGEQVIVGALFGFSLQLLFQAFVIAGQIIAVQMGMAFASMVDPANGVNVAVVSQFMTMLVSVLFLLMNGHLVVFEVMTESFTTLPVGHALVVNHFWEMAGRLGWVFGAGLLLILPAITALLVVNIAFGVMTRAAPQLNIFSIGFPLTLVLGMGIFWIGLADVLSHYQTLASEALQWLRELARAP, from the coding sequence ATGCTGGAGTTGACCGACGCGCAGATCGGCACCTGGGTCGCCACCTTCATCCTGCCGCTGTTCCGGGTGACCGCGGTGCTGATGACCATGCCGATCTTCGGTACGCGCATGCTGCCGGCGCGCATCCGCCTGTATGTGGCGGTGGCCATCACCGTGGTCATCGTACCGGCACTGCCGCCGCTGCCGGAGTTCGACCCGCTGAGCCTGCGCGGCCTGCTGCTGTGTGGCGAGCAGGTCATCGTCGGCGCGTTGTTCGGGTTCTCCCTGCAGTTGCTGTTCCAGGCCTTCGTCATCGCCGGGCAGATCATCGCCGTGCAGATGGGCATGGCCTTCGCCTCGATGGTCGACCCGGCCAACGGGGTCAACGTGGCGGTGGTGAGCCAGTTCATGACCATGCTGGTGAGCGTGTTGTTCTTGCTGATGAACGGCCACCTGGTGGTGTTCGAGGTCATGACCGAGAGCTTCACCACCTTGCCGGTGGGCCATGCCCTGGTGGTCAATCACTTCTGGGAAATGGCTGGCCGCCTGGGGTGGGTGTTCGGTGCCGGCCTGCTGCTGATCCTGCCGGCGATCACCGCGCTGCTGGTGGTGAACATCGCCTTCGGCGTGATGACCCGTGCCGCGCCACAGCTGAACATCTTTTCCATCGGTTTCCCGCTGACCCTGGTGCTGGGCATGGGGATCTTCTGGATCGGCCTGGCCGATGTGCTTTCGCACTACCAGACGTTGGCCAGCGAAGCGCTGCAATGGCTGCGTGAACTGGCGAGGGCACCCTGA
- the fliP gene encoding flagellar type III secretion system pore protein FliP (The bacterial flagellar biogenesis protein FliP forms a type III secretion system (T3SS)-type pore required for flagellar assembly.): MTRALRLLLKNTLSTLLPLALLLAAPLALAADPLSIPAITLSNTADGQQEYSVSLQILLIMTALSFIPAFVILMTSFTRIIIVFSILRQALGLQQTPSNQVLTGMALFLTLFIMAPVFDRVNQDALQPYLSEKMTAQQAIEKAQGPLKDFMLAQTRQSDLDLFMRLSKRTDIAGPDQVPLTILVPAFVTSELKTAFQIGFMIFIPFLIIDMVVASVLMAMGMMMLSPLIISLPFKIMLFVLVDGWALIMGTLAGSFGGV, from the coding sequence ATGACCCGCGCCTTGCGCCTGCTGTTGAAAAATACGTTGAGCACATTGTTGCCACTTGCGCTGCTGCTGGCTGCGCCGCTGGCCCTGGCGGCAGACCCGTTGTCGATTCCGGCCATTACCCTGTCCAACACCGCGGACGGGCAGCAGGAGTATTCGGTCAGCCTGCAGATCCTGCTGATCATGACGGCGCTGAGCTTCATCCCGGCGTTCGTCATCCTGATGACCAGCTTCACCCGCATCATCATCGTGTTCTCGATCCTGCGGCAGGCCCTGGGCCTGCAGCAGACACCGTCGAACCAGGTGCTGACCGGCATGGCGCTGTTCCTCACCCTGTTCATCATGGCGCCGGTGTTCGACCGGGTGAACCAGGATGCCCTGCAGCCGTACCTGAGCGAGAAGATGACGGCCCAGCAGGCCATCGAAAAGGCCCAGGGGCCGCTCAAGGACTTCATGCTGGCACAGACCCGGCAGAGCGACCTCGACCTGTTCATGCGCCTGTCCAAGCGCACCGACATCGCCGGCCCCGATCAAGTGCCGCTGACTATCCTGGTGCCGGCGTTCGTCACTTCGGAGCTGAAGACCGCGTTCCAGATCGGCTTCATGATCTTCATCCCGTTCCTGATCATCGACATGGTGGTGGCCAGTGTGCTGATGGCCATGGGTATGATGATGTTGTCGCCGCTGATCATCTCGCTGCCGTTCAAGATCATGCTGTTCGTTCTGGTCGATGGCTGGGCGCTGATCATGGGTACCCTGGCCGGCAGTTTCGGCGGCGTCTGA